Proteins found in one Streptomyces sp. CB09001 genomic segment:
- a CDS encoding WD40 repeat domain-containing protein — protein sequence MQVLLQIMLALVACLLGITTNYATSTDEAPWALQIIQRFSVPAIGLLVVAMVVGQVVVYRLENPAPPQADWPRDRVPYPGLDAYDEDEASVYFGREAQAVDLTRRLHTTETRPADRLLLLAGASGSGKSSLVRAGVLPRLRERRWTVIPPFSPGPNPLGALAASLATAAGERETAGSVLRRLRQGPDSLRTELARLRGGRFRRTLLVVDQFEELVTLGGERERAYFLDSLRCCLEQDPSVRVLATLRVDLLGRLLSTGHAELFQHPIAIGSLGRAQLAEVVEAPGALVGLDFAPGVVDTIVAETGTDDALPLLAYLLQELYFVAGPGGTVTEELYQRLGGVPGALARQADNTVAGLGTEDSIDFVLRVLLKFVTVEGQEVARRHVPLSDLSDRERRVVDAFVDARLLRSDARGDLATGQEPYAQVTHEALFRQWAPLRQDVEARAERLRERAELERWAEDWERAGRSADYLLTGERLTVAQRWLEALEEAGQASAPARLLVEASRRRDLAFLRRVSDSIGQQVLSSAEAEPERALLLALAALGECTPTPSARRGLLAALAVSHPRTRLDGHTDTVRDIAWSPDGRLLATASRDGTGRIYDARSGRSMVVLPSDGVMVESVTWSPDAVQVATVGRDLVVRIWDAVSGEPVRSLTGAGDIGRQVAWSPDGAHIAATFRDRVVRVWEARTGRLVHELRGHGDDVWGVAWSPDSMLLGTASHDHTVIVWDRATGTATVTLTGHTDFVEGIVWSPDGRRIATGSGDHTARIWDVETGELRLLLRGHTDYVWNLAWSPDGRMLASASSDRTVRIVGAEDAKVLAVLRGHTDTVWGVTWSPDGAQLATGSTDGTGMVWDLRPRGAESVLVDGHGGPVNEAAWSGDGSRVATASNDGTARVWDAGTGSPAGTVVCLDDRVWSVACPPHGDRLALSTNDGLFRVVDGTGHTLFERRWTVPN from the coding sequence ATGCAGGTGCTGCTCCAGATCATGCTGGCGTTGGTTGCCTGCTTGCTCGGCATCACCACCAATTACGCCACCAGTACCGACGAGGCGCCGTGGGCGCTTCAGATCATCCAACGGTTCTCGGTCCCGGCGATCGGGCTGCTGGTGGTGGCCATGGTGGTCGGGCAGGTCGTGGTGTACCGGCTGGAGAACCCCGCGCCACCGCAAGCCGACTGGCCGCGTGACCGGGTTCCGTATCCGGGTTTGGACGCCTACGACGAGGACGAGGCGTCCGTCTACTTCGGCCGGGAGGCGCAGGCCGTTGATCTGACGCGCAGGCTGCACACCACCGAGACGCGGCCCGCCGACCGGTTGTTGCTCCTGGCCGGAGCGTCCGGCAGTGGCAAATCCTCGCTGGTGCGGGCCGGTGTCCTTCCCCGACTGAGAGAGCGGCGATGGACCGTCATCCCGCCCTTCTCACCAGGCCCGAATCCGCTTGGCGCACTTGCCGCGTCCCTTGCGACCGCCGCAGGAGAGCGGGAGACGGCCGGCTCCGTACTGCGGCGGCTCCGCCAGGGGCCGGACTCGCTGCGGACCGAGCTGGCCCGGCTCCGCGGAGGGAGGTTCCGGCGGACCCTCCTCGTCGTCGATCAGTTCGAGGAACTCGTTACTCTCGGGGGTGAGCGGGAACGAGCCTACTTCCTTGATTCCCTGCGTTGCTGCCTGGAACAGGACCCGTCGGTCCGGGTATTGGCCACGCTTCGCGTGGACCTCCTGGGAAGACTTCTCAGTACCGGGCATGCAGAACTCTTCCAACACCCCATCGCGATCGGCTCCCTGGGCCGCGCACAACTTGCCGAGGTCGTTGAGGCCCCAGGCGCCCTGGTGGGCCTCGATTTCGCACCCGGCGTGGTCGACACGATTGTCGCGGAGACGGGCACCGATGACGCTCTGCCCCTGCTTGCCTACCTCCTCCAGGAGCTCTACTTCGTGGCCGGTCCCGGCGGCACGGTTACCGAGGAGTTGTACCAGCGGCTCGGTGGTGTGCCGGGCGCTCTGGCGCGGCAGGCCGACAACACCGTGGCGGGTCTCGGTACAGAGGACAGCATCGACTTCGTCCTTCGCGTGTTGCTGAAGTTCGTCACTGTGGAGGGACAGGAGGTGGCCCGCCGCCACGTGCCACTGTCGGACCTCAGCGACCGGGAGCGGCGGGTGGTGGATGCGTTCGTCGACGCTCGGCTGCTGCGGTCCGATGCACGCGGGGACCTTGCCACCGGCCAGGAGCCGTACGCGCAAGTGACGCACGAGGCCCTGTTCCGGCAGTGGGCGCCGCTGCGGCAGGACGTCGAGGCGCGGGCCGAGCGGCTGCGCGAGCGTGCGGAGTTGGAGCGGTGGGCCGAGGACTGGGAACGGGCCGGGCGAAGCGCCGACTACCTGCTCACCGGTGAACGGCTCACCGTGGCCCAGCGCTGGCTCGAAGCCCTGGAGGAGGCCGGGCAGGCTTCAGCACCCGCGCGACTGCTTGTCGAGGCTTCCCGGCGCCGGGACCTCGCCTTCCTGAGACGTGTCTCCGACAGTATCGGCCAGCAAGTACTCAGCAGTGCGGAGGCCGAGCCGGAGCGTGCGCTGCTGCTGGCACTGGCCGCGCTCGGTGAGTGCACGCCCACACCTTCGGCGAGGCGCGGGCTGCTGGCGGCTCTGGCCGTCAGCCATCCGCGTACTCGGCTCGACGGGCACACGGACACCGTCCGTGACATCGCCTGGTCGCCGGACGGGCGGCTGTTGGCAACGGCCTCCCGGGACGGCACGGGCCGGATCTACGACGCCCGGTCGGGGCGGTCCATGGTCGTCCTGCCGTCCGACGGTGTGATGGTCGAGTCCGTCACCTGGTCACCCGACGCGGTCCAGGTGGCCACCGTCGGTCGTGATCTTGTCGTACGGATCTGGGACGCCGTCTCCGGTGAGCCGGTACGGTCGCTGACCGGGGCCGGAGACATCGGCAGGCAGGTGGCCTGGTCGCCTGACGGGGCGCACATCGCAGCCACGTTCAGGGACCGAGTGGTGCGAGTCTGGGAGGCCCGGACCGGCCGGCTCGTGCATGAACTGCGTGGGCACGGCGACGACGTCTGGGGCGTTGCCTGGTCGCCGGACAGCATGCTTCTCGGTACTGCCTCCCACGACCACACTGTGATCGTGTGGGACCGCGCGACGGGGACGGCCACCGTGACCCTGACCGGGCACACGGACTTCGTCGAGGGCATCGTCTGGTCCCCGGACGGTCGACGTATCGCGACCGGCTCCGGTGACCACACCGCTCGCATCTGGGACGTGGAGACGGGTGAACTGCGACTGCTGTTGCGCGGCCACACCGACTACGTGTGGAACCTTGCCTGGTCCCCGGACGGCCGGATGCTCGCTTCCGCCTCTTCCGACCGGACCGTGCGTATCGTCGGCGCTGAGGACGCGAAGGTCCTGGCGGTGTTGCGCGGCCACACGGACACCGTGTGGGGGGTGACCTGGTCGCCCGACGGCGCTCAGCTCGCGACCGGCTCGACCGACGGTACCGGGATGGTGTGGGATCTGCGTCCGCGCGGCGCCGAGAGCGTACTTGTCGACGGGCACGGCGGCCCGGTGAACGAAGCCGCGTGGTCCGGAGACGGCAGCCGTGTTGCCACAGCCTCCAACGACGGCACGGCCCGGGTCTGGGACGCGGGAACGGGCTCTCCCGCCGGGACCGTCGTGTGCCTGGACGACCGGGTGTGGAGTGTGGCTTGCCCACCGCACGGTGACCGGCTCGCGCTCAGTACCAATGACGGGCTCTTCCGGGTCGTGGACGGCACAGGCCATAC